Proteins encoded together in one Oncorhynchus mykiss isolate Arlee chromosome 7, USDA_OmykA_1.1, whole genome shotgun sequence window:
- the LOC110527195 gene encoding interphotoreceptor matrix proteoglycan 2, translating into MVPPETTDSVTEDADIDVTSETDETIQEIGEDATTKAAFDVNSEKAVEVIAETSDEVNMAAAEESSDATSDDTVEITSESIVTVIHKPINEVIGKMDEEVISDTTHNTVEEAEEAAAEVPPEAAIEIPAEVPSEAAIDMPVGSIDKDIPEPEITFIPETSLEAISETPSEAPSEAATEITSDTIDKEITEGATEITSDTIDKEITEGATEITSDTIDKETTEGTTEITSDIIDKEITEGAIEITSDTIDKEITEGATEITSDTIDKEITEGATEITSETIDKEITEGATEITSETIDKEITEGATETTSDTIDEKIKEAAIEVTSDTTDEEITEAAVEENVTLETTSDIATKATSEDTTDEDIPEDAAELTPEVSPGDTSVPEAAMEIPSEGSDGDVQELPMETTSEATVNVAPEDTEDETPEILEEVISVATTHLILEAMEEITPESVLEDTVATTTNEVVIEIGPEEEVTPETSVKAIPEDVTGTTEEATIKAEVTPEAEVEMKEVMVEVTSEATLEVTPEVEVEVSPEYVVEEPPEAEEITEETAVEDNPEVEIEVTPESTEEVPEEAEEVLLETAVEDTPEAVEEIPPDTVEITLEAAEEDSTETVEEIVSVTPEEITPEPSEEEIPEPSEEEIPETSEEEIPEPSEEETPEASEEVPSEAVDKIIPEATEEASKKTITETTEEASEEIILEPSEAAAEITTEAAGESTPEATQEAAVEITHEVTTETGILTDTEENNNGDRYKDAEENNNGDRYRVTEETNDDFLGIQDIITEVENTLGNEIEDIMARPSTPMKEQVVELSIQLKGENYNDALRDPSSFYYQRVAKHFTHKIEDAFERLPGFKKVFVVEFRPQKDLQRGILSVVVHYAVTLEVDGAGISNETMDYIDLQSNVVEKSYRDAVERPTVVYTITDFRNYITEALHKENFMSNTTLDVDPDSLQLERVDNLFLGGRPTTKPEESNDMMDNVLAAEKPPDAPGQDLDVSDIFLKKDDFLFPVDPLKGSGSVVASENDVFVLDATTLPPSTTAVPAENNGNIEEEGFLLSNTQQDSDTPGGDGVVGAGGSSTSSPSQPQTTEAPVPAPPRVNPDLDVGSGSGFSGDDQGADVLPWFPVTTEETDYIEEEEEDSVVGEVHFPDPEEEPKEEEKKDEEKGEEITESVLTESPEDMGPFESHPESAPVEEEPQWPFLDRLPVTQDISTRPDYTTTAEVPVFWTAETLTVELSIQTLEASGIYADYYPSEPFTIIAPVTDYPYPQFYTTEALVLEGPAAETHGSIESPTFIDMELFTVKESIFDMITSEPPEIEAFTDRPLLLVPDPEDEDGEEEILEEQGAEVAGPLATLLPGLDISEEDLAEDQIFVVAAGTAAPEVIESHSILSPEKESPFSRISDSVPEEEEATHHPATTEIAPHGDIEISETPEIAPIILPPFFQPTFRPTENLPEAAEESDVSIEEGDVSMALAPPSPAHDTYELEVGTSIQAVGDYAPDSPMSEIDLTFNVYDGTSHMDGDSSGYSSIAHGSDVGSIAMAKSPGKDLMVFFSLRVTNMMFSEDLFNKSSTEYKALEQRFLELLIPYLQSNLSNFQNLEILNFRNGSIVVNSRMKFGKPVSLGVTNTVYLILEDFANSAFQTMNLAIDKYSLDVESGNQANPCKFQACNEYSMCTVNRWSGEAECVCDAGYFSVDGLPCQSICDLQEDFCLNDGKCDVIPGKGAICRCRVGENWWYRGEHCEEYVSEPLVVGIAIASVAGFLLVASGAIFFLARTLRDGYDKEDSEDPLRDRDSVPSLERATKFNPMYESDVATAEYYRRYEDDVPHHSTGSADPSVDFCSDEILQIYDNSELTREQIQDRLRIIELCAKDRQFADFVRQHQVALDRRASSET; encoded by the exons ATGGTCCCGCCAGAAACTACTGACTCTGTGACTGAAGATGCTGACATCGACGTCACCTCAGAGACCGACGAGACAATACAGGAGATAGGAGAGGACGCCACTACCAAAGCTGCCTTTGACGTCAACTCCGAAAAAGCAGTTGAAGTCATTGCTGAGACTAGTGATGAGGTTAATATGGCTGCTGCTGAGGAATCATCCGATGCTACCTCAGATGACACTGTGGAGATCACATCTGAATCTATTGTCACTGTCATCCACAAGCCCATTAATGAGGTAATTGGGAAAATGGATGAGGAAGTTATCTCAGATACCACACACAATACAGTGGAGGAGGCAGAAGAGGCCGCTGCAGAGGTCCCACCAGAAGCTGCCATTGAGATCCCTGCAGAGGTCCCTTCAGAAGCTGCTATCGATATGCCTGTTGGGTCCATAGACAAGGATATCCCAGAACCTGAAATAACATTTATTCCAGAAACTTCTTTGGAGGCCATTTCTGAAACCCCTTCTGAAGCGCCTTCGGAGGCTGCCACAGAAATCACTTCAGATACCATAGACAAGGAGATCACAGAGGGTGCCACAGAAATCACTTCAGATACCATAGACAAGGAGATCACAGAGGGTGCCACAGAAATCACTTCAGATACAATAGACAAGGAGACCACAGAGGGTACTACAGAAATCACTTCAGATATCATAGACAAGGAGATCACAGAGGGTGCTATAGAAATCACATCAGATACCATAGACAAGGAGATCACAGAGGGCGCTACAGAAATCACATCAGATACCATAGACAAGGAGATCACAGAGGGTGCCACAGAAATCACATCAGAAACCATAGACAAGGAGATCACAGAGGGTGCCACAGAAATCACATCAGAAACCATAGACAAGGAGATCACAGAGGGTGCCACAGAAACAACTTCAGACACCATAGATGAGAAGATTAAAGAGGCTGCCATAGAGGTCACTTCAGATACCACAGATGAGGAGATCACAGAAGCTGCGGTAGAAGAAAACGTCACTTTGGAGACCACTTCAGACATTGCTACCAAGGCAACGTCAGAAGATACTACAGATGAGGATATTCCAGAGGATGCAGCAGAATTAACTCCAGAAGTTTCTCCAGGGGACACTTCAGTGCCTGAAGCTGCCATGGAAATCCCTTCAGAGGGTTCAGATGGAGATGTTCAGGAGCTCCCCATGGAGACCACCTCAGAGGCTACAGTAAATGTTGCCCCAGAAGACACTGAAGATGAGACCCCTGAGATTTTAGAGGAAGTTATCTCAGTCGCCACAACGCATTTGATACTCGAGGCTATGGAGGAGATCACTCCAGAGAGTGTACTAGAGGATACTGTAGCCACTACTACTAATGAAGTGGTAATAGAAATTGGTCCTGAGGAAGAAGTCACTCCAGAAACTTCAGTAAAGGCCATTCCAGAGGATGTAACAGGGACCACTGAAGAAGCAACAATAAAGGCTGAAGTCACTCCTGAGGCTGAAGTAGAGATGAAGGAAGTTATGGTGGAGGTCACCTCAGAAGCCACTTTGGAGGTCACTCCTGAGGTGGAAGTAGAGGTATCTCCAGAATATGTAGTGGAGGAACCTCCAGAGGCTGAGGAGATTACAGAAGAAACTGCAGTAGAGGACAATCCCGAGGTGGAGATAGAGGTAACTCCAGAGTCTACTGAAGAAGTTCCTGAGGAAGCAGAAGAGGTCCTTTTGGAGACTGCAGTGGAAGACACTCCAGAGGCTGTAGAAGAAATCCCCCCAGATACTGTAGAGATAACTCTGGAAGCTGCTGAAGAGGACTCAACAGAAACTGTAGAAGAAATAGTTTCAGTGACTCCAGAAGAGATAACACCAGAACCTTCAGAGGAGGAAATTCCAGAACCTTCAGAGGAGGAAATTCCAGAAACTTCAGAGGAGGAAATTCCAGAACCTTCAGAGGAGGAAACTCCAGAGGCTTCAGAAGAGGTCCCATCTGAGGCAGTAGACAAGATCATTCCAGAAGCTACAGAAGAGGCTTCCAAAAAGACAATTACTGAAACTACAGAAGAGGCTTCCGAAGAGATCATTCTAGAGCCTTCAGAAGCTGCAGCGGAGATAACCACAGAGGCTGCAGGTGAGTCCACTCCAGAGGCGACACAGGAGGCTGCTGTGGAGATTACTCATGAGGTTACCACTGAAACTGGAATTTTGACGGACACAGAGGAGAACAATAATGGCGATCGTTATAAGGATGCAGAGGAGAACAATAACGGTGATCGTTATAGGGTCACAGAAGAAACAAATGATGACTTCCTAGGGATCCAAGATATCATAACAGAGGTGGAAAACACG CTGGGCAATGAGATCGAGGACATCATGGCGAGGCCGTCCACACCCATGAAGGAGCAGGTGGTAGAACTCAGCATCCAGCTGAAGGGAGAGAACTACAACGACGCCCTGAGAGACCCCTCTAGCTTCTACTACCAACGCGTGGCCAAACATTTCACCCATAAG ATTGAAGATGCGTTTGAAAGGTTACCAGGATTCAAGaaggtctttgtagttgaattcaG GCCTCAGAAGGACCTCCAAAG GGGTATCTTGTCTGTGGTAGTCCACTACGCAGTGACTCTGGAAGTGGACGGGGCAGGCATCAGTAACGAGACCATGGACTACATCGACCTCCAGTCCAACGTGGTGGAGAAGTCTTACCGTGACGCCGTTGAACGCCCCACTGTGGTCTACACCATAACAGACTTCCGAAACTACATCACTGAAGCCCTGCACAAGGAGAACTTCATGAGCAACACCACTCTGGATGTAGACCCTGACTCACTGCAGCTAGAGCGAG TTGATAACTTGTTTCTGGGAGGGAgacccaccaccaaaccagaAGAGTCCAATGACATGATG GACAATGTTCTGGCTGCTGAGAAACCACCAGATGCTCCTGGCCAAGACTTGGATGTCAGCGACATCTTCCTGAAGAAGGATGATTTCCTGTTTCCTGTGGACCCTTTGAAAGGCTCCGGGAGCGTTGTGGCCAGTGAAAATGATGTGTTTGTTCTGGATGCAACCACCTTGCCACCCAGCACCACGGCTGTCCCTGCAGAGA ATAATGGAAATATTGAAGAAGAGGGATTTCTTCTCAGCAACACTCAGCAAGACTCTGATACTCCcggtggggatggtgtggtcGGTGCTGGAggctcctctacctcctccccttcacaaccacagaccacagagGCCCCGGTCCCGGCACCTCCCAGAGTAAACCCAGATTTGGATGTTGGCTCTGGCTCCGGCTTCTCTGGGGATGACCAAGGGGCTGACGTCCTCCCATGGTTTCCCGTGACAACTGAGGAGACAGACtacatagaggaggaggaggaggattctGTGGTGGGGGAGGTGCATTTTCCAGATCCAGAAGAGGAACcaaaggaggaagagaagaaggatgaggagaagggggaagagatcACCGAATCTGTCCTGACTGAATCTCCAGAGGATATGGGTCCTTTTGAGTCCCATCCAGAATCTGCCCCAGTTGAAGAAGAGCCACAATGGCCTTTCTTGGACAGGCTGCCTGTGACCCAAGACATTAGTACCCGACCTGACTACACGACCACCGCTGAAGTCCCTGTGTTCTGGACCGCAGAGACCCTGACAGTGGAGCTCTCCATACAGACGCTGGAGGCCTCTGGGATTTATGCCGATTATTACCCAAGCGAACCATTCACCATCATAGCACCAGTCACTGATTATCCCTATCCTCAGTTTTACACCACTGAGGCCCTGGTGTTGGAAGGGCCAGCAGCTGAGACCCATGGTTCTATTGAGTCACCTACCTTCATAGACATGGAGCTGTTCACAGTCAAGGAGTCCATCTTCGATATGATCACCTCTGAACCACCAGAGATCGAAGCCTTCACCGACAGACCTTTACTCTTGGTGCCCGATCCTGAAGAtgaagatggagaggaggagatctTGGAGGAACAGGGGGCGGAGGTCGCAGGGCCATTGGCCACACTACTCCCAGGCCTTGACATCTCAGAGGAGGACCTTGCTGAAGATCAAATCTTTGTTGTGGCTGCAGGTACAGCAGCCCCGGAAGTCATAGAGTCTCATAGCATCTTATCCCCCGAGAAGGAATCTCCCTTCTCTCGTAtatctgactctgtaccagaagAGGAGGAAGCCACACACCATCCAGCCACCACAGAAATAGCACCACATGGTGACATTGAAATCTCTGAGACACCTGAAATTGCCCCAATAATCCTACCTCCATTCTTCCAGCCCACATTCAGACCCACAGAAAACCTGCCTGAGGCAGCAGAAGAGTCAGATGTTAGCATTGAAGAAGGAGATGTTAGCATGGCGCTAGCACCCCCTTCCCCAGCTCACGACACATACGAACTAGAAGTCGGCACTTCAATCCAAGCGGTTGGAGACTACGCACCAGACTCACCCATGTCGGAAATTGACCTCACCTTCAACGTGTATGACGGAACGAGTCACATGGACGGGGACAGCAGCGGGTACTCCAGCATCGCCCACGGATCAGACGTGGGCAGCATCGCCATGGCGAAAAGCCCTGGCAAGGAtctgatggtgttcttcagcctGAGGGTGACCAACATGATGTTCTCTGAGGATCTCTTCAACAAGAGTTCCACAGAGTACAAAGCCCTGGAACAGAGGTTCCTCGAACTG CTCATCCCTTACCTGCAGTCTAACCTCAGCAACTTCCAGAACCTGGAGATCCTGAATTTCCGTAACGGCAGCATCGTGGTGAACAGCAGGATGAAGTTTGGGAAGCCCGTCTCTCTGGGGGTCACCAATACTGTGTACCTTATCCTAGAGGACTTTGCTAACTCAGCCTTCCAAACCATGAACCTCGCCATAGACAAATACTCACTGGATGTGGAATCAG GCAACCAGGCAAACCCCTGCAAGTTCCAAGCGTGTAATGAGTATTCGATGTGCACGGTGAACCGCTGGTCCGGGgaggcggagtgtgtgtgtgacgcgGGTTACTTCAGCGTGGACGGACTGCCGTGCCAGAGTATCTGTGACCTGCAGGAGGACTTCTGTCTCAACGATGGGAAGTGTGATGTCATCCCTGGCAAGGGAGCCATCTGCAG ATGTCGTGTTGGAGAGAATTGGTGGTACCGCGGGGAACACTGTGAGGAGTATGTGTCAGAACCTCTGGTGGTGGGCATCGCCATAGCGTCGGTGGCTGGCTTCCTATTGGTGGCCTCAGGGGCAATCTTCTTCCTGGCCAGGACTCTGAGGGACGGTTATGACAAAGAGGATTCAGAGGATCCCCTACG